In Oreochromis aureus strain Israel breed Guangdong linkage group 6, ZZ_aureus, whole genome shotgun sequence, the genomic window tctgtctgggtctttggttgattaacaAGCTGGAGTGGAAGGTTGCTGCTGCGCTGCCCCCTCAGCTTGTGCTTTGAGGACTCTGACAGTTAGTAtaactcgggggtgttgattcagtCATCACACTGtcaccaggtttctgtaaggcagagtaaatcaatTTATTGATTAATaatcaatcagaatcagaatcagaatactttattgatccctattGGAAATAattttcccctagggatcaataataACAAATATTAGTTCATGTAGTAATAGGACTtagaagagagagacctaatgcTTAGTAATctgcatttcagtgttttattggaGTTGTGGACACTATATTGTTCTTTCCAGaactgaatagaatagaatagaacagaacagaacagaacagaatagaatagaatagaatagaacagaatagaatagaatagaacagaatagccttttgtcattttttaggtttaaattgtttttgttttttttcttactttggtttttttggtggtTTGGGACCTGACACGGTTTCTAAGGGAATGGAGTTTTGGGGGTGGAGAGTAGCTGCAAAGAGGTGTGTAACACTGCaactctgattctgatttatcTTTCAAACATCCATCTATCGTTTGTTGATCCTTTAGTCATACAGTCATAAATCAGTTTGTCCATTGATCGACGTATCAACCATTCGATTGAACCATCCGATTGAACTTTCAGCCATCACCCAGTTCAGTGAACAGAAAAAACCCCACTTCAGTGTTTTCCATGCAATCCATGATATGAAAACTGAACATGGAAGTGTGCCCAGCATTTCCACAAAAGGAATCATAAAAAATCAAGCACAAAGTCAATCAGATCAATGTCTTGCAGTACTCTAGTTATTTTGGATCCCATCGACTCCCAAGAGAATCTCTGATCCAGCTGTTTTGTTTGCCCAGCTGATTGATCCAATGTGAAATTTGACAACATAGAAATGTATTACTGAACAAGAAGGATAAATCCAAGGTAGGTCAAGATAAAGGTGTTGAGGACAACGTTGGACAACACTAACCTTGGCACTCTGCTACGCCCAGAAATAATGGGCTGAACATTTACTCAAATGTTAAATATGAACGCTCAAACTGGCTGACTGCCATCGGGCTGTGGAcctcaatggaaaaaaaatacacaattacGTAAAAATCACAGTTAGAGATGACAtcatttgtttacttgcagCTCACCAGGACAGAGAGCAGATCTCACTCAGGTTAGTCATGTGACCGGCTGAGATTGTCCATTTGCCTCTCTGGATATCGCTCAGGACCAGCGTCGCCCCAGCCACAGCTGGTTGGGCCGATGATGTGCAGGGGGCGGAGTCAATTCCGCTGTCCATTGAAGGCATCTTAGTGTCAGCGAGATGATGGTCGGAGTATCTGCCCTCgctgccgctgctgctggaAAGCGTGTTGTTGGCATCCGTCAGACTCGGCTGAAAAACCCTCCGAGCCTTTGTCACACAATGAGGATGATCATGATGACAAAGGTGACTGGCCTCTGGAGGAGAAGATGAAGATGTTCCAGGTTGTTGTTAAAGTTCAAAGGCTTAAATGTCAAAGCTCAGAGCTGCAGAACCAAACCAGGTTACATCCAGGTAAACTCACCTTTAGATCTCCCAATCTTCTCAAGTGAGCCTTCTTCAGAGCTGACTGACCAATCAGGACGAGCTCTGAAAGCAGGATTGACATCAACAGATAATTCGATTACTTTGTTTACGATTactttgtttaaaagaaaacgTAGATCGCTAATGGATCGATAATTAGATTACCCCCACCGGGCATGGCTTTGTGGGGTCAAAGGTGGTCCGGGGTCAACCGAAGTCGAGCGTTTGCTTGGTGACCtgcagaaggacagagtgctgAGGGATTCTGGGTAAAGAAATGGTCTGGATTAAAGACCCTAACTGATATCAGTCAATAATCATCAATAATCATCACATCAGCCCTAAAAACCTTACATGACTGCTTCAACACAGAAACAAGTGAAAGAATATCAGGCCAACAATCCTCTATGATGTAACAttttacacaaacaaaactcGACACGAGGCACTGCAAAGACAAGAACAGATTCATTAATATTCTTAATAAACTTCAGACATGGAGAAAAATGCTCCTGATGGAAGGAAGGAAGTTTTGCTGGACTTTGGCAACTCTGACTGTCTCTGGTTATTGTGACACAAACTGACCCCCACAGACAGGTACAGGTGTGTTACCTGGATCCctcattcatttgtttaattGGTCTCAGCTTCTGTTCCAGTTCATCTGGAATGCTCTGAGTAGGCGGAGCTTCTAACACCTTGTGCCAGGTGGGTGGGGTTACTCTTAATGGGTaggaagtgatgtcagagtCCAGTTTGTACTCAAACCTCGGGACTTGGTAGATTTCTGAGAAACTCCTGAAGACCGAAGAACAAAGAGAGGAGAGTGAgcgagtgagtgtgtgagtgagtgtgtgagtgagcgagcgagtgagagagttCGGGTGAGTGATCGTTTACAGAAAAAAGTCCTAGTCTGTACTGACTGATGTCACTCCTCGTGCTCCGTCACTTTAAACCAATCACTGCTGATGTAAAACTCAACAAAAATGCCTCCACAGGCTTTCCCTCTGCTATACTCAGATTTACTGGCTGCTGATTGGTTGGTATAGTCTATCTGCTCCTTATTTTTACTTATGTTTATGAGGCGGGTTCCTGTGTTCCCGTTAACAGCGTACTCCACACGTTATCCTCAGGTTTTCTGCTCTGATAATCTTCACTCTGAGGAAATGACCTCAAAGCTGCAGCTTATTACTAATTCAGGCCGTTTTGTTTCCCTGAGCGAGTTTACTGACTGTAAATGCACTGAAGGAGGCCGGCtgagtgcttttattttgccttATATATAATTTGCCTGTTCGGTTTTTcagagaaaataaattattcaTCCGGTGGATCAGTTAATCAGCTGCCACGCACAGCTGATTAACTGATTTCTGGTCTGAAGCCACATCAAACGTGCTGCAGGGATGTCATGATGTGGTCAGCGTGACGTGAGCTTGTCCTCACAACAGTCAAAGCCTCTTTATGCACTGCTAGGTGTCTGTCAGAGCCCAAAGGATCATGCAAACCTGATTCAGGCTCAGATCTCCTGGGATTCTGGACACATGATGGCGTGGCCCTGGCACTCGGATTATGTTTGACCCTGAAATCTGACTTACAGGTGTGGTGTCAAACTCACACAGTGAGATTAAAGTGAGAGGATTACAGCTCATAATCCATCCTCGATCTGTGGCAGGGAACTCAGGAAACATTTAATGATTGCACAGGAAGTCTGAAACATCCTGAGAGTTTAGATATGAAGATTAAACGAGCCTATTTTTACCGATGTTATCAGCCACAGTGAGCAGCAGTGTGATAGCCCCGCCTCCAGCCTACCTGTTGACTTTTACCACATAAGCGAAACAGAACTATAAACAGATTGAAACACTAAAAATCTCTGAAACATTTTCTATTCGGCATTTGCATttcatatatttacattttcttctaacccttaaaataaagttcaaataAACCATCATGTGACCTGCGCGGTGTCCCATCTCTGTGCGGCAGAATAACGACCACGCTCACGTTCATCGATGTCCTCAGCAGCTCAATCATCTGTTTATGTGATAGCTTTACTATGGCGACTGCACAGATCTCCATTATCCTACAGCCGGGCCGGAGACCCTCCTTCCATGCAAAACTGTTGGTCTCAACATCCGCCACCACTCCTTCAAAGTTCACGTGAAACCCAAGCTGACCGTGACGGTTCCTCCTCAGAATCATGTCCACAGCAGGACTGCCACGAGTCACCAGCTGAGGTCAGAAAACAGATGACATCAGATCAGTCTTGTGTATGACACATGCTCAGATTCAGGTTCATAAAGGATTCTGGTCACCTGCAGTCTCTGGGCGATCTCGCGGCTGTCCTCCCAGCCTCTCTCTCGTGTTGACAGCATTACACAGTCTCCGTGTTCGTAGAAAAGTTTAATGCCTTTGTGGCCGGCGTTCCAGCCAATCACGTCTCTGCAGTAACAGTGAAACACTACCTGTCTGCTGGCTTCCTCTACAAGCACCACAAACTCACTGGAGACGGCGAGCTGGCATGGTACATCAAAAGAGCAGCTGAAGTCTTTTGCTGTCACACTCCAGGTGAGAGCCCCGGCGCTGTTCAGGTAAGCATGAGGCCGTGGTGCGCGGCGCTCTTTTTTCTTTACTCCCAGAGAGATGAAGCTGAACTTGATGGAAGATGATGAGTCCACTAGCACTGATGTGGAAAAGTTTTCCACCAGCTCCTTCAGGTGCTCCTGTCTGCGCTGTGCTGTTATTGTGACAAAGGTCTCTGACCTGTGCGCAGCGTTTTCAGCATTAATGATCTTCGTCAGCAGGAAATTTCTGAATTCAGGTGAGGCTGAAAACATCCAACCTGGTGGGATCAAGGGACCAAAGAACGGGATGTCTCTATGCCTGGACACTGCAACACTAACAGGACACAAATGACACATTAACAGGTCTCAATTGTTCTACCTGCTCAAGTTATAATCTCACCTGCTCTAGTTACAATCCTACCTGTAACAGGTGTGCTGGCTGCAGGGGCGGTGGACTCGAACGATGATGAAGACGTGTTGGGAATGTGAGCAGATGTTTTGCGGAGTGAAGGGCGGGGAGTTCGGCTCCTGGAAGATTACTGTGACGAAGTCATTCCCAGTAAGACTTTTATGGAgcagctgaaacacacacacacacgatttaCAGCGATTTTATCTTAAGAGCTTGAAAAAAGCCAATTGGAGTTCTTTGAGTTTGTGAAGATGTTTCAGATCTCATCCCATCCAATCCGATTTTCatggccgagtacaataacctcagtttgatctgaattaagaagcagaaagttagcggccatccaggtctttatgtctttaaggcattcctgcagtttaactaattggtgtgtgttacctggcttcatggatagatagagctgcgtgtcatctgcatagcagtgaaaatgtatgctatgtcttctaatgatgctgcctaagggaagcatgtataatgtaaacagaattggtcctagcactgaaccctgtggaacaccaaaATTAACCTCAGCgtgtgaagaagactctccatttacatggcaaatggtaaatggcctgtatttgtatagcgctttacttagtgcctaaggaccccaaagcgctttacacattcagtcatcacacacattcacacactggtgatggcaagctacgttgtagccacagccaccctggggcgcactgacagaggcgaggctgccggacactggcacctctgaccatcaccagtaggcaatgggtaaggtgtcttgcccaaggacacaacgactgagactgtcggagccggggctcgaactggcaaccttccgattacaagatgaactgccaactcttgagccgcaatcaccccatgaacaatttggagtctattagatagatatgatacaaaccactgcagcttggtgattttaatattcacgTCTGTTGCCCAGGGAAGCCGCTGGCTAAGGACTCCATGGACTTAGTGAacctttttaattttgttcaaTCTGTTAAGGGTGCCACTCAAGAACGTGGTCACACGTTGAACTTGGCATCATCATATGTATTCATACATTCTCTGACCATATGCCCATTTTATTCGACATTGTTCCTCTTTTAAAACCAACCTGCCAGACggtctgcagatggaaattagcccaaggctataatctggcatatttacatttgttaaaatgttcattattaTGTATTGCCCCtctttctaaataaaataaattaaaataaataaaataaaatcgtCCTGCTGTTAGACGGCTTGCACCTGGCCGACGCTGTTGTGCCGAACTTAATCAATACCAGTCTCTTGTCACGTCAAGTACCAAGTGAGTTAAGCACGCAGTTATCCATCCTTTACTTAAGAAACTGGGCTCAGACATTTCAATTACGACAAACTTCAGACCCATCTCGAAGCTTCCTTTTCTGAATAAGATCCTGGAAAAGATGgttcacactcagctgatgAACCATCTAAGTGATTTTCAAATTCCAGAAGCTCTTCAGTCTGACTCTGAGCTGTTTCACAGCACGGAGACCGCTCTCATAAAGGTTATGAATGACATTTTGTTAGTGACGGACTGTGGTAAAAACGTATTGGTTGTTTTGTTGAATCTGACTGCTGCATTTGAAACAGCGGATCATGACTTGCCGATCTCTCGACTACAGCATTGTGTAGGAATTTCTGGCTTGGCAGTTTCATGGATAAAATCATATCTCTCTAACAGGAACGTTTGTGTTAAGTTGGGTTCGGCCTCATCCTCTGTGGCCCCTCTGCCATGAGGTGTACTGCAGGGATCTATTTTTGGGCCACTACTGTTTTCATTGTATCTCCTGCCACTGGGAGCAATTGAAattgaaaacacaaaatttaatttaatctatATGCTGACAATTGCCAGCTTTACCTACCTTTCAGTCACTGTGATAGCTCCTCGATTGGACTCCTGCTTGATTGTCTAAATcatggctacagtgctgaagagaaacctagggtttttcttattttcttcaaccAGTGATGAATAGCATTAGTATAGTATTAGTATATTATAGCATAGTAcaaatgtttttagttttttttagagcaacaaactatttctccaggctaaatgatgatcttctaaattagtTTTCTCTCCATCTTACcagttatctgctttaaggtacgtgtttgagaattatactaGGGGGTCTGGAGGCCAACTGCGTGGCAAGCGGCGGCGACGCAGCAGTCATGGATGTGAGCCGAGCTCACAGGCGGCAGGTGGCCGGCGCACAGGACCCCACCGCATGCTGGCCTCTGATGGAAGCGAGGCAGGTCCAGCTGCCGTGCAGACCCTCAACTCGGTGGGTACGCGTGCGGAGGTAGGCTGTGCcctggctggcctctccctggGACCGGCACGGGTGCCGAAGCAGTCCGGTCATCAGTCACTCCCATGCAGTCGAGGGATGGCGGTGGGGTCTTGGCCACGACCCGATCCGAGCTGCCAAACTCTCTACTAACTGCATCCGGTGCTTGGACCGATCCTGCAGTTGTTCCTGCTGGCGGTAACACCGCTCCCTCTTTGTAGCTGCGAGTTCGGCCACCATTTGGGCCAGCGCCTCCCTTGGCTGTCCCGGTCATGGTTCCGCCATGCTACGATCCTGGGTTTCGGGATGCACAGCAGACCTTTCTCACAttctttcacttttcttttatctttgctGTTGTTTCGAACACTAggttgcagcttttcagctgtcAGCCACagacaccaccaacaacaacaggacCCAGTTCATTCTTCTTTTAAGCCGGTAAGGCTTGATTTCTCATGCCGCTCAGGTGTGTCTGCCTCCTCTGCAGCCATGCCACAGACAATGCTCCGCCACACCATCCCTAACCTGGACCCCCTCAGTGAGGTCATTGTCAAAACTGGCTATAGATACTGAATACAGAACGCAGCAAACGTCAGCCACCTGGATGAGATCAAACTGTATCCCAGGAGTGAACAagacattgattcactgatTCAAACCACGAGAATCTACAGCAATAACATCAGAATTTCATTCAGACTGGAGAAATGTAGTTGGATGGTAACGAAGAGAGGGATGCTAatcagaactgaggggactgCACTACCAGAAGCAACAATGCAGACattgaggacagctacaagtacccaGGAATCctacaggcaaatgggaaccatgaagaagCTGCTAGGGAAGTCCCAACCACCAAGTACTTGCAGAAAGTAAGGCAAGTccagaggagtcagctgaatgggagGAATAAGACCCAGGCAATCAGCACCTACACCCTGCCGATGATCaagtaccctgctgggataataagctggccaaaggaggagacagaAGCCACTcgcatcaagacaagaaagctccttaccatgcatgcaGAGTATTACCCCaaatccagcaccctgaggctgtacactAAGCAGAACGGAGGAGGCCGAAGACTAGTGAGTTTCAGAACCActgtccaggatgagacaacaaacatccatgAGTACATCAAAAAGATGGCCACAACTCATTATGTgcttagtgaatacctcaggcagcagaaacctgaGTTAGACGAGAAGCAAGGAGAGGAACCATCATAGAAGGataggcccctgcacggtatgtaccaccgttagtggacaagcagaggaagatggcCATAGTGATGTAGCTGAACCTAGTGATAGCAACATCAAGAAAAAGTAACATGATATgcagaagtaccaagggctgagAGAGGAGCTCGAGACGATGCGGAgagtgaaggtaacagtggttcCCATGGTAATCATAACACATAACCTCCGAACTAGCCTAGTGGCTCCAAGAAAATGCGGGATGACATCCAACATCTCTGTCTAGAAGAGGGTGGAactaggaacagcaaagatactgtgcaggaaCCTCAGGCTCCCAGGCCTttggtagaggacctgagctgAAGTAGACCACCCACAATGTCCTACATCTTTCTCCGTCTCTAAGCAAAATGATCTTATCTCTCATTCATTTCTTTTGTAGTACTTCAGTGGTTAGCTGATGTACTGTGACCAGAACATAAAAAAGCACTGTTATGGCCTCCTTTAACTAACAGTAGCAATACATAAATTATATGGTTTTGCCTCTTCATCTTGTCATTTCTGGTAAGTCCTTATGATGGATAAACCAATAGGACTGTATTTTACCTGTAATCGGTCCTACATTTACTTTCAGATCGGTTTGATGTTTAAAGGGTTGCAGTGATGGGAAATAACTTACGATGTGAATCAGTGTTAAACCTAAAGTAAGGAGCACGCTTGGAAAATGTATAAAGTAGGAAGATGAAATATTTGtggtaaaatgtggagagtaaaagtaaaaagctgtcagaaaaacaaatactGACATAAAGTACAGATACTTGAAAACTTTAGTTCTGGTACTTGTGCAGTACACAGTATAAGGTTGAACTAGGAACAGGAGAATCACCTGCTGAGGGCTGCTTGCCGTGGAGACGTGGAACATCAGCTTGAATTCTCTGAACGTTGTAAAAACTGACTGCCTCCCTGTTGAGTCAtctgacaggaaacaaaaaccaGCAAACAGAAAGTAACAATAATTACCAAACACTTTAACACCATTCTGACATCACTGCGAATACTCTATTGCAGAACCAGGACCAACAAGGACCCAGTTttgtttaagaaaaaagaaatggtgCTGGTACCGCTGGTATCTTTCAGTGGACC contains:
- the LOC116317579 gene encoding signal-induced proliferation-associated 1-like protein 2 isoform X6; the protein is MGPPVVQGAPVVPKMGVRARMSDLSQRRDAQEGLNLSFLSQPPHSNKSLDPQPRSETTFPVRPSPSTSRSLARMKRSNSEVTISDVRAEDMDPAAINRNTGASLRRKCCSTSTLDRQSLSRSTETPSWRLEQHVPSAPPPFPEPPQPHAALSPSLQTAARIAHGDVIYVPDYVNASVYVSHVQKTKPETSILSRLRNQRTNRDISPSVISYKCFSHYDSQSVLFDFSSGFVHQADLQHRRNISTSGCDVFDGLSPDEREKNNFLVSSCPFFHNEIGGETERRLGLTRANTSTCGAAADTSFSDPPLSIRRTNASISVLEFSGGTRAFDQNLLNNHDIEHIDLGARYYLKYFYNQDHQNYFGIDENFGPVSLSLRREKLEERNDETQYNYRMILRTGQLSTLRGSITEESIPSSSKHGTSRRLPLRDVLEFVVPQLSIHSLRLAADSPRVPELLLQLDQQELRFQRKVGVLFCRAGQSTEEDNSDSGSPALDQFLDLLGHRGPLKDTSDDSTGRQSVFTTFREFKLMFHVSTASSPQQLLHKSLTGNDFVTVIFQEPNSPPFTPQNICSHSQHVFIIVRVHRPCSQHTCYSVAVSRHRDIPFFGPLIPPGWMFSASPEFRNFLLTKIINAENAAHRSETFVTITAQRRQEHLKELVENFSTSVLVDSSSSIKFSFISLGVKKKERRAPRPHAYLNSAGALTWSVTAKDFSCSFDVPCQLAVSSEFVVLVEEASRQVVFHCYCRDVIGWNAGHKGIKLFYEHGDCVMLSTRERGWEDSREIAQRLQLVTRGSPAVDMILRRNRHGQLGFHVNFEGVVADVETNSFAWKEGLRPGCRIMEICAVAIVKLSHKQMIELLRTSMNVSVVVILPHRDGTPRRSFSEIYQVPRFEYKLDSDITSYPLRVTPPTWHKVLEAPPTQSIPDELEQKLRPIKQMNEGSRSPSKRSTSVDPGPPLTPQSHARWGARPDWSVSSEEGSLEKIGRSKEASHLCHHDHPHCVTKARRVFQPSLTDANNTLSSSSGSEGRYSDHHLADTKMPSMDSGIDSAPCTSSAQPAVAGATLVLSDIQRGKWTISAGHMTNLSEICSLS